From the Paenibacillus tianjinensis genome, the window GTTCGGCTGACATTTCTCGGATGAGGGATGTCAGCGTTTCTTTTAGCGCATTTGCGTACTCATTCATTGGCGTAACCTCCTTGTTGTTTCAAGGGGCTTCGCCACACATTTTTATTTTTTTGTCAAGTCTTATTCTTCTTTTTGTGCAAAAAAAGAGCGGGCTATCTTTTCGATAACCTGCTCTTTTTCATAATTTTTGGCTCTATGCTTTAACTTAATGACATTGACCTTCAACCCACAGGGTAGAGGTGCCTTATGTTTTGTACAAAATGGTTAAGCCGGAGTTAGCTTGAGCTGCCGTAGCGGTTCTTATAGTATTTATGTCCGGTTCCTCCATGGCGTGAGTCCGAAGACGAGTGTCTCTTGTATCCATGGCTGCTGCTGGAATGTCTGCTATATACAGGCCTCCCTTTGTGACTGCTTGAATATCTGCGGTGTCCGCCTGACTTGGAGTGCTCCATGGAGTGCAGCACTTTGCCGAGTATTTTTTTAAGCATCATGTTTCCTCCTCTTGGGTGGTTTAAGCCGAATTAGAACGACTTTAATCTATATTTACCCCTTAATACGATATTGTTACCTGCCGGTTTCGATGGCGTAAAGTAAGTTGTGTACCAAGATTTGGAGCCTAGTCAGGCAACAAAAAAGTAGGGTATTCTCGGGATTGTCGAAGTCCACCAAGAAAGGAACCCTACTCGATGACTATTCTACCCGAAAACATGTTAAATAATCTATTTGAAAATCTTGTCACCCAATTTGTAAAAGATAATCTAGAGTCCATTATGAAAGCGGAAATCCAGCAATTCATGACCAGTGAAGAAGCCGGGAACCACAACAGCCGCAACGGATACTACACCCGGGATCTACACACGAAATACGGAAATGTAGAGGATCTGGCCGTTCCTAGGGACCGTCAAGGAGCCTTCCAAACGCAGTTGTTCGAGCCCTACCAGCGGCGAGATGGATGGCTAGAGGAGGCTGTCATCCAGATGTACAAAAGTGGTATGGGAACGCGAGATGTGGCCCGGTTCATTGAAAGTATGTTCGGCAGCCACTATTCACCCACGACCGTTAGCAACATTACAGCTACGGTACTTGACGACATTCATCAGTGGCAGAAGCGCCCGTTAAACAAACGCTACTCCGTTATCTACCTGGATGGCCTATATGTGAAACTCAAGCGCAGCACCGTTAGCGGAGAAGTCGTTTATTTCGCCATGGGGATCGACGAAGACGGTCACCGCCAGATCCTTGGCTTTTACGTAGGCGGCCAGGAGAGCGCAAACGGCTGGCGCGAGGTGCTCAAAGACCTCTACGACCGTGGTGTCCAGGAAGTCTTGCTGGGCGTGTTTGATGGGCTTCCGGGACTCGATGCAGCGTTCCGTGAAACTTATCCGAAGGCGGATGTGCAGCATTGTATCGTCCACAAAGTGCGTTCGACCTTTCCGAAAATTCGAGTTCAGCACAAAACGGAAGTCATTGAAGATCTGAAGACCATCTACACGGCTGCAGACCATGATCTGGCCCGGGCTGCGTTTGACACGGTGAAGGCCAAATGGGGCAAGCTCTACCCGAAAGAAATGCGGTCCTGGGAAGAACAGTTACCGACGCTGCTGACCTTTTACAAGTATCCCGTGCTCATAAAAGAAGCCATCTACACATCCAATCCGATTGAACGAATGAACAAGGAAATTCGAAAACGCCTGAAGCCGATGAACAGCCTCACGAATATGGATGCGGCAGAGAAAATTGTCTACCTGGACGTCATCGATTACAACGAACGTTTTAGCGAACGGGTCATTCGCGGCTTCGGCGATCTGGAAGTAAAGAAGAAACTAAATGAGATGTTTGAAGAGCGATATCCAGCGCAGGCAGAGCCAGAGAAGTAACTCGAAATCCCTTGTTCTTTGGGGCGGGGTCTCCCCCGCCCCAAAGAACATCTGCACTTACCAACGAACACCCGAGAAGTTACATTCTGCTCTCTTACACAAACTTCTTGACGCTACCCCGGTTTCGTGTTTTATCCTCAACTTGACCGGCAGGCGAAGCCTAAATTGACAACATCCGCTGAAATATGTCATAATAACCTGACGATCGTCAGGGAGGTGTCAGAAAGTGACTGCACACGCGATTGAGCAGGCTGCCTTAGCGCAATTTGCAGAAAAGGGGTTTGAAGGCGCCTCGCTTGCAGCGATTGCTCAGGCTGTAGGAATTAAAAAACAGTCCATTGCCACCTATTTTCCGAAGAAAGAGGATTTATTTATGGCTGTTTTTCATGGTATGGCCAAGCATTATATCGGATTCCTGGAGCAGCTGTATCAGGACATCGCGGAGGCACCGGTGGAAACCAGGCTGCGGGAAATAGTATATAAGAACTATCAGTACAGGGCCGGGCATCCGGCATTGACCGCTTTTTACAAACGGGCTGTGCAATTTCCGCCTCCCTTCTTCAAAGAAGTTCTTCTGGAGCAGATTAGTATAATGGAGCAGCGGTCAGCGGTGTTTTACCGGTCGATTTTTGAAGAAGGAATGGTGAAAGGCGAGATCAGGCGCCAGCAGGCTGATAGTCTGCTCTCCGCTTATTATTGTCTGCTGGACGGGATCGCGATGCAGATGTTTTTTTATGAAGAGGAAGACTTCGAACGTCGCCTGGAGGATATCTGGACTATATTCTGGGCAGGGATTAAACAAACATAGCAGGGAAAGGGAGGATTGGCATGCGGGCAGAACGGGTTACAACGGGCAATCAGCTTGAGGAAGCCTTTCGGATTAGGCGGGAAGTGTTTGTGGAGGAGCAGGGTGTGCCGCTGGAAGATGAATTTGACCAGTACGAACAGAGCACAGAGCATATTCTGGTCTATCATGAGGAGGATGCACCTGTTGGCACGGCACGCCTGAGAGTTGTGGACGGATGGGCGAAGCTCGAACGGATCTGTCTGCTTGCACCTTACCGTAAATCCGGGATCGGGTCGTTTATCATTGCTACACTTGAGCAAATGGCGGCTGAACAAGGGCTTACACGAATGAAGCTGCATGGCCAGAAGCAGGCGGAGGGTTTTTATCAGAAGCTGGGCTATGAGACGGGCTCTCCGGTATTTATGGAGGATGGGATTCCTCATGTGTTAATGGTCAAATGCATATAATAAAGAGGCTGTCCCATAAGTAGATTTTTTCGAGTAGAGACAGACCCTTTTCATTATTCAAAACCGAAAAACGTCAACAATGTAGCGATTCTCCTGTTATTGGAGGATCGCTGCTCTGCGTTTTT encodes:
- a CDS encoding GNAT family N-acetyltransferase, translated to MRAERVTTGNQLEEAFRIRREVFVEEQGVPLEDEFDQYEQSTEHILVYHEEDAPVGTARLRVVDGWAKLERICLLAPYRKSGIGSFIIATLEQMAAEQGLTRMKLHGQKQAEGFYQKLGYETGSPVFMEDGIPHVLMVKCI
- a CDS encoding TetR/AcrR family transcriptional regulator, with the translated sequence MTAHAIEQAALAQFAEKGFEGASLAAIAQAVGIKKQSIATYFPKKEDLFMAVFHGMAKHYIGFLEQLYQDIAEAPVETRLREIVYKNYQYRAGHPALTAFYKRAVQFPPPFFKEVLLEQISIMEQRSAVFYRSIFEEGMVKGEIRRQQADSLLSAYYCLLDGIAMQMFFYEEEDFERRLEDIWTIFWAGIKQT
- a CDS encoding IS256 family transposase is translated as MTILPENMLNNLFENLVTQFVKDNLESIMKAEIQQFMTSEEAGNHNSRNGYYTRDLHTKYGNVEDLAVPRDRQGAFQTQLFEPYQRRDGWLEEAVIQMYKSGMGTRDVARFIESMFGSHYSPTTVSNITATVLDDIHQWQKRPLNKRYSVIYLDGLYVKLKRSTVSGEVVYFAMGIDEDGHRQILGFYVGGQESANGWREVLKDLYDRGVQEVLLGVFDGLPGLDAAFRETYPKADVQHCIVHKVRSTFPKIRVQHKTEVIEDLKTIYTAADHDLARAAFDTVKAKWGKLYPKEMRSWEEQLPTLLTFYKYPVLIKEAIYTSNPIERMNKEIRKRLKPMNSLTNMDAAEKIVYLDVIDYNERFSERVIRGFGDLEVKKKLNEMFEERYPAQAEPEK